The genomic window CGCTGACGGCCGCGGAATAAAGCACGAAAGCGAATTCGCCGCCCTGCGCCATCAGCACCGCCCGCTCAAGGCTCTCACGCCGCGTGGTGCCAAGCGCCCGCGCCACGCCATAGATCAGGAAAGCTTTCAGCAGCATGTAACCCGCAACGCTGACGACCACGAGCTGCCAGTTGGCGGCGATGACGGCAAGGTCGATCGCCATGCCGACGCCCAGAAAAAACAGGCCGAGCAGAATGCCGCGAAACGGCTCGATATCCGCTTCCAGCTGATGGCGGAAGGAGGATTCCGACAGCAGCACGCCGGCCAGAAAGGCTCCCATGGCCATGGAAAGCCCGCTGACCTGCATCAAAAGAGCCGACCCCAGCACCACCAGCAAAGCCGCGGCCGTCATCACCTCGCGCGCGCCGGAGGCCGCCAGCAGGCGGAAGAACGGGTTCAGCAGATAACGCCCGGCGAGGATGAGCGCACCGACGGCAGCAAGGGCGATGCCAATCGAAAGCCAGCGCTCCGAGGCGGCCACATGCTCCCCACCCGAACCGAGAAAAGCGACAAGCGCCAGAAGCGGCACGATGGCGAGGTCCTCGAACAAGAGGATCGCGATGATGCGCTGACCTTTCAGGCTCGACATGCTGTTGCGTTCCTGCAGCATCTGCATGACGATCGCCGTCGAGGTCAGGACGAAACCCGTACCGGCGACGAAGGACATGATGACGGGGAAACCAAGGCTGACACCGATCAGCGTCAGGCCGCCCATGCAGACCAGCACCTGTAATGCGCCCAACCCGAAAATATCCTGCCGCATCGACCACAGCCGAGACGGCTGCATTTCAAGGCCGATGATGAACAGGAACATCACCACGCCCAGTTCGGCAATATGCAGGATGGCCTGCGAATCGGAAAAGAAACCGAGACCATAAGGCCCGATCACGAGGCCGGCGGCCAGATAACCCAGCACCGAGCCAAGGCCGATGCGCTTGAAGATCGGCGCAGCCACCACGCCCGCCGCCAAAAGCACGACCACCTGGGCCAGATCATTTCCGTTCGCTTCTACAGCCACACGCCACCCCGCTGAAAATAATAAGACGAGGGTGTTCCCTCCCTCACTTCCTAGCGCATCGGCGTGAAAAGCGAAAACGATTTTCGTCGGGGACAGAGCGAGGATTCAACGGGTTAGTTGCTACCGGTACATGGTGCTTCAGATGTCCTGCGCTCCCTCCCTATTCCTGTGCTTGTCACAGGAATCCAGTCAGCCCAAGTCGTTGGGCTGGAGAAGACTCTTTTTCGCCGCACGGACGTGCGTCGGCTGGATTCCTGTGACAAGCACAGGAATGAGGGAGGTAGGCGCTTACCGGAAGCGCGGCTCCCTGCTCAAGCCCTTCTCCGCAAGCTGCCGCTCATAATCGGCAAACAGCGCGTCGCCGGTTTCACCCAGCTCCTTCAGATATCTCCAGGTGTAGATGCCGCTATCGTGGCCATCGTCAAAAACGATGCGCACCGCGTAATTGCCTGTCGCGACCATGGAGCGGATGGCAACATTGCGTTTTCCGGGCACCGTGACCTTTTGTCCCGGCCCGTGGCCCTGCACTTCCGCCGAGGGAGAAAGCACGCGCAGCATCTCCGCGCCAAGCCGGTAAATGCTTCCATCGTCGAAGGAAACGGTCAATTCACGCCGGTCTTTCGACACAAGCAGCTCGGTCGGCCAGGCATCACTCATTTTTCACTTCCGCACGCTCGTCATATGCGTCAGAATTACGGACTTGCCTCACGATAGGCAAGCCACTACATCACCTGTAGGCCACACATTCGGCCCCGTGTGTCCGGCGCGTGACGCAATGAGGATGGAGACGTGAACGGTTTTTCCGGCTCGCTTGAAAAAGCGAAAACCCTGACGGAAAACAACGCACCGATGGTGGACCCCTTCGGCCGCGCCATCACCTATCTGCGCGTGTCCGTGACCGATCGCTGTGATTTCCGCTGCACCTACTGCATGTCCGAGCACATGACCTTCCTGCCGAAGAAGGATCTGCTGACGCTCGAAGAACTCGACCGGCTCTGTTCCGTCTTCATAACGCGCGGCGTGCGCAAATTGCGGCTGACCGGCGGCGAGCCGCTGGTGCGCAAGAACATCATGTCGCTGGTGAGGAACCTTGGCCGCCATGTACAAAGCGGCGCGCTCGACGAACTGACGCTGACCACCAACGGCTCGCAACTTGCGAAATTCGCAGCCGAACTCGCCGATTGCGGCGTGCGCCGCATCAATGTCTCGCTCGATACGCTCGACCGGGATAAATTCCGCCAGATCACCCGCTGGGGCGATATCGACCGGGTCATGGAAGGGCTTGATGCCGCGCAGGCGGCAGGCATCAAGGTCAAGCTCAACGCGGTGGCGCTGAAGGACTTCAACGATGCCGAAATGCCGGAGCTGATGCGCTTTGCCCATGGCCGCGGCATGGACCTGACGGTCATCGAAACCATGCCGATGGGCGAGATAGAAGAAGACCGCACCGACCGCTATCTGCCGCTCTCGCAGCTGCGCGCCGATCTCGAGCAGAACTTCACCCTTATCGACAGCGATTACCAGACCGGCGGCCCCGCCCGTTACGTAACGGTGAAGGAAACCGGCGGCAGGCTGGGATTCATCACCCCGATGACCCATAATTTCTGCGAAAGCTGCAACCGTGTCCGCCTCACCTGCACCGGCACGCTTTATATGTGCCTCGGCCAGGACGATGCCGCCGATCTGCGCACGGCGCTGCGCGCTTCCGACAGTGACGCCTTTCTTTCCGCCGCCATCGATGAAGCGCTGCTGCGCAAGCCGAAGGGGCATGATTTCATCATCGACCGCACCCACAAGCGCCCCGCCGTCGCCCGCCATATGAGCGTGACCGGCGGCTGAGGGACGGCTGAACTTCTTTCTCGTCCACCCACCCATATAAACGGTTGAATTGCCAGCTCTACCGTGCCACGTCTCTA from Agrobacterium tumefaciens includes these protein-coding regions:
- the moaA gene encoding GTP 3',8-cyclase MoaA, giving the protein MNGFSGSLEKAKTLTENNAPMVDPFGRAITYLRVSVTDRCDFRCTYCMSEHMTFLPKKDLLTLEELDRLCSVFITRGVRKLRLTGGEPLVRKNIMSLVRNLGRHVQSGALDELTLTTNGSQLAKFAAELADCGVRRINVSLDTLDRDKFRQITRWGDIDRVMEGLDAAQAAGIKVKLNAVALKDFNDAEMPELMRFAHGRGMDLTVIETMPMGEIEEDRTDRYLPLSQLRADLEQNFTLIDSDYQTGGPARYVTVKETGGRLGFITPMTHNFCESCNRVRLTCTGTLYMCLGQDDAADLRTALRASDSDAFLSAAIDEALLRKPKGHDFIIDRTHKRPAVARHMSVTGG
- a CDS encoding gamma-butyrobetaine hydroxylase-like domain-containing protein, with amino-acid sequence MSDAWPTELLVSKDRRELTVSFDDGSIYRLGAEMLRVLSPSAEVQGHGPGQKVTVPGKRNVAIRSMVATGNYAVRIVFDDGHDSGIYTWRYLKELGETGDALFADYERQLAEKGLSREPRFR
- a CDS encoding monovalent cation:proton antiporter-2 (CPA2) family protein, translated to MAVEANGNDLAQVVVLLAAGVVAAPIFKRIGLGSVLGYLAAGLVIGPYGLGFFSDSQAILHIAELGVVMFLFIIGLEMQPSRLWSMRQDIFGLGALQVLVCMGGLTLIGVSLGFPVIMSFVAGTGFVLTSTAIVMQMLQERNSMSSLKGQRIIAILLFEDLAIVPLLALVAFLGSGGEHVAASERWLSIGIALAAVGALILAGRYLLNPFFRLLAASGAREVMTAAALLVVLGSALLMQVSGLSMAMGAFLAGVLLSESSFRHQLEADIEPFRGILLGLFFLGVGMAIDLAVIAANWQLVVVSVAGYMLLKAFLIYGVARALGTTRRESLERAVLMAQGGEFAFVLYSAAVSAGILDREANAILTATIIISMVLTPLMVILHDRLVPAAVPNTDDLDVPENVEGSILLIGFGRFGQIVSQPLLARGYTLSLIDKDADFVRDAAEFGFKVYYGDGSRAEILHAAGASTARAVLICVDDKEAAVRIAEIVKHEFPLVPVLARAYDRGHAIDLLKAGVDYQIRETLESALNFSEEVLGAMGEEREDAARLVEEFRDRDEERFAMEVVGGIYAGRSLIRGNAQPADLVAARTARERAEREKAEAAEE